The Tautonia plasticadhaerens nucleotide sequence CCGGCTGCTCGAAGATCCGGAACTCGCCGAGACGGTGCCGATCCCCGAGGGCGGCTTCCCGCTGGGGCCGGGCCGGTTCGTGCTCGGGTACACGCAGCAGGCGATCCACCTGCCGAGGGCGTCTCGCCTGGCGGCCCGGGTGGAGGGCAAGAGCAGCCTGGCGCGGCTGGGGGTGGGCGTCCACGTGACCGCGCCGACGATCCACGCCGGGTTCGGCGACAACCCGGAACGCCAGGACGAACCGGGCTTGCCGATCCAGCTGGAGATCTTCAACCTCGGCGACCTGACGGTCGCGCTGGACGAGGGGATGTCGATCTGCCAGCTGATCGTGGAGGCGATCGGCGAGGAGCCGTCGAAGGGGTACGCCGGTCAGTTCGCCGGCCAGCGGAGCTTCACCGAATTGCGGCCTTGAATGGGATGTGAGGGCCGCCGAGATGGTGATCGAGGTGTCCTGATGCGTTTCCGTTTCTCGATCGGCGGGATGATGGCGCTGGTCGCCTATTGCGCCGCCCTGTTCGGCGCGGCCGCGTTCCTGAGTGGCGTGGATCCGGTGATGATGACCCTCGCGGGGGGGCTGATGAGCCTCGAACTCGCCCTGCTCTGCTCGGCGCTGCTGGGGGTCGCGTATTGTCGGGGGGCGCGCCGGGGATTCTGGGCCGGCTTCGCGGTGTTCGGCTGGGCGCTCGCCCTGTTCGGCATCGTCGCGTTCCGGGGAGAGCTGGGCGCCCTGGCCGTCTTCGGTGTCTTGCCGTTCTCCTACATCGGCGGCCTGGTGGGGAGGGGGTTCGCCGAGCGGGCGGCCAAGGCCGATCACGCCGGGGGATGAGGGCTTTCTCGACCTGTACCGCCACCTCAAGGGAGCGAATCGATGCCGGCCTTCCGATTCCGACTCGGCGAACTGGTCCTGGTGATCGTCTACCTCAGCCTGATCTTCTCTGCCGTCAGGGCGGTCGCACCAACGACAACCATGTCGCCGGAGTTCTGGGCGAAACTGGGCGGCTTCGCGATGACGGCAGTGATCCTGGGGATGCTGTGCTCGTCGATCCCGGCGATCTGCACCCGGAGGGGCTCGGCCCGGGGCTTCTGGATCGGGTTCGCGTCGTTCGGGTGGGCGTTCTTCCTGATCGGCTTCGCGCAATTCTTGGTCGGGCAACTCGCGACTCAATCGACGTTCATGGTCCGGGTGGGACGGGGACTCCTCGTCTTCCATGGGGAGGAATCGCTCTGGTTCACCCTGCTCTGCACGCCGCTGTTCGCCCACGTCGGGGGCAGGATCGGCCAGTGGATGGCAGGGGATCGGGACGAGCAGGGAGATGGGCTCAGCCGATCCGGCCGGTGATGTAGGCCTCGGTCCTCGGGTCCTTGGGGGTGGTGAAGAGGACGTCGGTGGGGCTGAACTCGGCGAGGACGCCGGGGCGGTGGCCGGAGCCCCGGGGGTCGTCGAGCATGAGGCAGGCGGTCATGTCGCTGGTGCGTCGGGCCTGCTGCATGTTGTGGGTGACGATGACGATGGTGTAGTCGTCCTTGAGGTCTTCCATCAGGTCCTCGACCCGGGCGGTCGAGATGGGGTCGAGCGCCGAGCAGGGCTCGTCCATGAGGATGACCTCGGGCTCGACGGCCAGCGTCCGGGCGATGCAGAGCCGCTGCTGCTGGCCGCCGGAGAGGTCCAGGCCGGAGCGGTGCAGCTTGCCCTTGACCTCGTCCCAGAGGGCGGCCCGGCGGAGGGAACGCTCGACCAGCTCGTCCATGTCGCCGGTGTAGCCGTTGATCCGGGCGCCCCAGGAGACGTTGTGGTAGACGGTCTTCGGGAAGGGGTTGGGCTTCTGGAAGACCATGCCGACCCGGCGCCGGAGGGTGACGGGGTCGACCTCGGCGCCGGAGATCCCCTCGGCGTCGAACTCCAGGCCGCCCTCCATGCGGAAGGAGGGGATCAGGTCGTTCATCCGGTTGAAGCAGCGCAGGAGCGTGCTCTTGCCGCAGCCGGAAGGGCCGATCAGGGCGGTGATCCGGTGCCGGGGGATCTCGATCGAGATGTCGCGCAGGGCCCGGGTCGACCCGTACCAGACGGAGAGGCCCCGGGCGGCCAGGACCGAGTCCCCGGCGGGGGCCGGGGCGGCGGGGGCCGGGGCGGACGCGTCGAGGGCGGGGCGCTGCTGCTGCTCGATGCTCATCGCGGCTCGGCTCCCCTGGCTTGGTTCTCGGGCGAGGCGTCGGATGCGGGGCCGCCCCCGGCGGGGTCGAGGGCCGGGGAGGGGCGGCGGCCCGAGGGCCGGACCGCGCGGCCGGCCGTCCAGCCGATCCGGCCGAGTTGGGCGATCGCCCGCCCCGCCAGCACCCGGCCGGTCGGGGTGCGGAGGGAGATCGCCACTGCGTTCATCGACATCAGGATCGCCAGCAGGATCAGGATGCCCCCGGCGGCGACGGAGCGGAACTCCTCGCGCGGCAGGGTGGCGAAATTGTAGATCTCGACCGGCAGGGCCGTGTAGTAGTCGGACGGGCCGGCGGGCGGGTAGAGGATGGAGTTGGCGGCGCCGACCATGAGCAGCGGGGCCGTCTCGCCGATGGCCCGGGAGAGGGCGAGGATCGTCCCCGTGAGGATGCCCGGCAGGGCCGAGGGGAGGACGTGGTCCCGGATCACCTGCCAACGGGTCGCCCCCAGGGCCAGGGCCGCCTGGCGGAGGGAGGAGGGGACGGCCCGGAGGGCCTCCTGCGTGGTGATCACGACGATCGGCAGGACGAGCAGGCTGAGGGTGAGGGCCCCGGCCCAGAGCATCTTGCCCAGGGCGACGGCCTCGAAGCCGAAGGCCCGGCTG carries:
- a CDS encoding dCTP deaminase, whose product is MILSDREIGAAIRTGALVIAPVPPEHLWSSMAVDLTLDRTLVRWKGGGRVVRPGAPGFNVRRLLEDPELAETVPIPEGGFPLGPGRFVLGYTQQAIHLPRASRLAARVEGKSSLARLGVGVHVTAPTIHAGFGDNPERQDEPGLPIQLEIFNLGDLTVALDEGMSICQLIVEAIGEEPSKGYAGQFAGQRSFTELRP
- the pstB gene encoding phosphate ABC transporter ATP-binding protein PstB, with protein sequence MSIEQQQRPALDASAPAPAAPAPAGDSVLAARGLSVWYGSTRALRDISIEIPRHRITALIGPSGCGKSTLLRCFNRMNDLIPSFRMEGGLEFDAEGISGAEVDPVTLRRRVGMVFQKPNPFPKTVYHNVSWGARINGYTGDMDELVERSLRRAALWDEVKGKLHRSGLDLSGGQQQRLCIARTLAVEPEVILMDEPCSALDPISTARVEDLMEDLKDDYTIVIVTHNMQQARRTSDMTACLMLDDPRGSGHRPGVLAEFSPTDVLFTTPKDPRTEAYITGRIG
- the pstA gene encoding phosphate ABC transporter permease PstA, with protein sequence MSRPSDAMYRPRRARRRAFGALFAGLCLAATLSGVVVLVVLLGSVLAKALALEPNPPWYALGEQARELSSFLGRIATATNSPNPDLAGFKAGIVGSLWLLLLVAMIAIPVGVGAGLYLEEYAPPGRLRRTIQTNIANLAGVPSIVYGILGLVAFSRAFGFEAVALGKMLWAGALTLSLLVLPIVVITTQEALRAVPSSLRQAALALGATRWQVIRDHVLPSALPGILTGTILALSRAIGETAPLLMVGAANSILYPPAGPSDYYTALPVEIYNFATLPREEFRSVAAGGILILLAILMSMNAVAISLRTPTGRVLAGRAIAQLGRIGWTAGRAVRPSGRRPSPALDPAGGGPASDASPENQARGAEPR